GGTCAGTGCGGCAGATGCGGCAGTTATCGTTGTATCCGGAAAGGCCGGTGTACAGGTGGGTACGGAAAAAGCATGGGAACTGTGCGAAAAATACCATCTTCCGCGTATGATCTACGTAACAGAGATGGACGTAGATGATGCAAGTTTCAGACAGATCGTGGAAGATCTGACCGAGCGTTATGGCAAATGCATCGCTCCTCATTTCTCACCGATCCGTGAAAATGAAAAGTTGGTAGGATATGTGAACGTCATCAAGAATGCAGCAAGACGTTATACAGGAATCGCGGAGAGAGAAGAGTGTGAGATCCCGGATTACTGCAAACCGTATCTGGAATCTTACAGAGAAAAATTATTAGAAGCAGTGGCTGAAACCAGTGATGCATTTATGGAACGTTATTTTGCAGGAGAAGAATTCTCAATCGAGGAGATCCGTGCAGCCATGCGTACGGAGGTTATGAATGGCGAGATCGTACCGGTTGCCATGGGATCCAATCTTCAGGCACAGGGCGTTGCAAACCTGTTGTCTGATATTGTGCGTTTCTTCCCGAGTCCGGATTACTGTGAATGTGCAGGGATTAATCGGACAACCAATGAGATCTTTGAAGCAAATTATGATTTCTCACTGGCGAAATCCGCCTATGTATTTAAGACAATGGTTGATCCGTTTATCGGTAAATATTCTTTTGTAAAAGTGTGCTCCGGTGTATTAAAAGGTGATGATGTACTTTACAATCCGGATACAGATTCTGAAGAAAAGCCAGGTAAACTTTATACGATGATCGGAAATAAACCATCAGAAGTATCCGAGCTGTTTGCCGGAGATATCGGAGCAATTGCCAAATTAAATAATACACGGACCGGAGATACTCTTGCGACAAAGGCTACACCGGTTCTCTATGGAAAGACCGATTATTCCGTACCTTATACATATATGAAGTATAAAGTAAAGAAAAAAGGCGAGGAAGATAAGGTGTCTCAGGCTCTTGCACGTATGATGGCAGAAGATGTGACATTGAAAGCTCTGGTAGACAGTGAAAACAGACAGTCACTGCTCTATGGTATGGGAGATCAGCATCTGGAAATCGTTGCAAGCAAACTGGAAGCAAGATACAAAGTTGAGATTGAACTGGAGACACCAAAGGTAGCTTTCAGAGAA
This window of the Mediterraneibacter butyricigenes genome carries:
- a CDS encoding elongation factor G, coding for MKVYRTDEIRNVVLLGHGGSGKTSLVEAMAYVSGATNRIGKVSDANTISDFDKEEQKRKFSISTSLIPIEWEKAKINVLDTPGYFDFVGEVEEAVSAADAAVIVVSGKAGVQVGTEKAWELCEKYHLPRMIYVTEMDVDDASFRQIVEDLTERYGKCIAPHFSPIRENEKLVGYVNVIKNAARRYTGIAEREECEIPDYCKPYLESYREKLLEAVAETSDAFMERYFAGEEFSIEEIRAAMRTEVMNGEIVPVAMGSNLQAQGVANLLSDIVRFFPSPDYCECAGINRTTNEIFEANYDFSLAKSAYVFKTMVDPFIGKYSFVKVCSGVLKGDDVLYNPDTDSEEKPGKLYTMIGNKPSEVSELFAGDIGAIAKLNNTRTGDTLATKATPVLYGKTDYSVPYTYMKYKVKKKGEEDKVSQALARMMAEDVTLKALVDSENRQSLLYGMGDQHLEIVASKLEARYKVEIELETPKVAFRETIRKKSDVDTKYKKQSGGHGQYGHVKMRFEPSGDLETPYVFEEEVVGGAVPKNYFPAVEKGLQESVVKGPLAGYPVVGVKAVLYDGSYHPVDSSEMAFKTATIQAFKKGFMEASPVLLEPIASLKVTVPDDYTGDVMGDLNKRRGRVLGMTPIAGGKQIIEADVPMTGLFGYCTVLRSMTGGRGSYAYEFARYEQAPSDVQEREIAARATEE